A section of the Hemitrygon akajei chromosome 8, sHemAka1.3, whole genome shotgun sequence genome encodes:
- the LOC140732270 gene encoding OTU domain-containing protein 1 — MRFHSSVLTRYPENTFSVSIQAEDKVPVDNPSAAVKSEASCPPASMPAFSSYDPLTQAPASVPGPAVHLYTSTSRIPLRPLERGVPVQVLSERAHTAPERADRGRGSEKPSQVWGQGLEGTSGEAEEEVARVGSRTESPERAGPSRVSALQAAELELGAGYRTVDLVVENRSEKNARIARYLAEVEKQNSYLREKQKYRFHSIPDGNCLYRAVSKAVYGDQTMHKELREQTVYHIADHLDEFNPIIEGDVGEFLISAAQDGAWAGYPELLAMSQMLKVNIYLTTGGSMESPTVSTMVHCLGPEDQSKPSIWLSWLSNGHYDAVFDQSLPNPEYETWCAQTHVQRKRDEELAKAMAASLSKMYIEQNGSF, encoded by the coding sequence ATGCGTTTTCACAGCAGCGTATTGACTCGCTATCCTGAAAACACCTTCAGCGTCTCTATCCAAGCGGAGGATAAGGTGCCAGTCGACAACCCGAGCGCCGCGGTGAAGAGTGAGGCCTCCTGCCCCCCTGCCAGCATGCCCGCCTTCTCAAGCTACGACCCACTCACCCAGGCCCCGGCCTCGGTTCCGGGCCCAGCCGTGCACCTCTACACGTCGACCTCCAGGATTCCCCTGCGGCCGCTGGAGAGGGGCGTGCCCGTCCAGGTGCTGAGCGAGAGGGCTCACACCGCCCCCGAACGCGCAGATCGAGGCCGAGGCAGTGAAAAGCCATCGCAAGTTTGGGGCCAAGGCCTGGAGGGAACCTCTGGGGAGGCAGAAGAAGAGGTGGCGCGGGTAGGTAGTCGAACCGAGAGCCCTGAGCGAGCTGGCCCTAGTCGCGTTTCAGCTTTGCAGGCGGCGGAACTCGAGCTCGGCGCGGGCTACAGGACGGTGGATCTGGTGGTGGAGAACCGGTCGGAGAAAAACGCCAGGATTGCACGTTACTTGGCTGAGGTGGAAAAGCAAAACAGTTACTTGAGGGAGAAACAAAAGTACAGGTTTCACAGCATTCCCGACGGCAATTGCCTATACAGGGCGGTCAGCAAGGCTGTCTATGGCGACCAGACCATGCACAAGGAGCTGAGAGAACAAACTGTGTACCACATCGCTGATCACCTGGATGAGTTCAATCCCATTATTGAAGGTGATGTTGGGGAGTTCCTGATAAGTGCCGCTCAGGACGGGGCTTGGGCCGGGTACCCGGAGCTACTGGCTATGAGTCAGATGCTGAAGGTTAACATCTACTTAACCACTGGCGGTAGTATGGAAAGCCCGACCGTGTCTACTATGGTGCATTGCCTTGGCCCCGAAGACCAGTCCAAACCCAGCATATGGTTGAGTTGGTTGAGCAATGGACACTACGATGCTGTTTTTGATCAGTCACTACCCAACCCAGAATACGAAACATGGTGCGCACAGACACACGTTCAGAGGAAAAGAGACGAAGAACTGGCTAAAGCCATGGCAGCTTCTCTTTCTAAAATGTACATTGAGCAGAACGGTAGCTTTTGA